GTGAACAGATGTTTCcttgtgtctccccaggaagggtCACACAATACAGGGCATCCTTACTCCAAGGGAATTCtcagaacaaacaacaaaagcctcCACATGGCCTGAAACAGGAGGAGGACCTGAAATATCTACTGTGGAGAGCTTGCTGATGGTGGGCTGCTGTCTGCCCTTTGTTCTCACCCCAGCTGTAGAGCCAAGGCAAGGGAATTACCACAAATTCTAGACCCTCTCTAAAAACCAAAGTactaataaaataagataatggcctttgtgctggctagttttatgtcaacttgatacaagctatagtcatctgagaggaaggaaactcaattgagaaaatgcttccttaagattaggctgtaggcaaacctatagggcattttcttaatcagtgtttGAACTGGAAAggcccagccctttgtgggtggtgccatccctgtgctggtggtcctgtgttctgaaagaaagcagtctgagcaagccatgaggagcaagcctgtaagcagcatcCCCCAGGGactttgcatcagctcctacaTTTAGGCTCCTGCCcaatttgagttcctgccttggtttccctcagtggAGTGTGATTAAGGATATGTAAGTCaagtaaatcctttcctcctcaagttgcttctggtcatcgTGTTTCATCCCAACAATAGTAAGGCTAAGACAGCCCTGGTTAGCTCATTGCCTTCCTGTGGAGGGAGGTAGTATCTGCAGTGTCACAGTTAACAAGCCATATCCACAGCTACAAAGCACATGatagaatgggggaggggtggcagtgtgtgtgtgtgtgtgtgtgtgtgtgtgtgtgtgtgtgtgtgtacagactgACATGTAAGCATGCAATAGCTACATAGCACATGatagaatgggggaggggtggcagtgtgtgtgtgtgtgtgtgtgtgtgtgtgtgtgtgtgtgtgtgtgtgtgtacagactgACATGTAAGCATGCAATGGATGCCATTCATTTAACTCTACTTTCCGAGAGTCCCACACTTCCTACCGAGGAGGTGGGTTCTTTATCCGAGTCAGGAAGTCATGCTGGAAGACAAGGGCCTCCACCCTGTCTAGATCAGAGATGTAGTGGGGCTGGATCAGCAACAGGGTGGCACTCTCACCCAGGGGCACACGTGTCATAGAGAAGTTGTTCTGGGAGTCACTCCAGTGTTGGAAGGTCCCAGTGCCAGAGAGCATGGGGACAGACACTGTGGTGCTGTTATCCACCCAGAATTCATGGGGTCCAGCCAGCTGGGAGAAGCCTTTCATCTTCCCTGAAAGCCACAGAGACCAGGAAGAATGCTCAGTGGGGGATGAGAAcgctccctccacccctcccctcacccccagcttCCTCTCTATTCACCCTGCTGCCCTGGCCTGGCCTGAGACTTTGCTCTCTGACACACTTTTGCAAACCCTGGCCACTTGAGCTCCCCACAGAGGCCCTGACAGTAATAGAAAACACTGCACATACCCGTGTGGAGTCTAAGATCTCACACCTGTCACCGGCAGGGACCCAGGCAAGCTCAACCCAGATCCATTCTGGTTTGCCAACTCACTCTTTACAAACTTAGAGATtacagtctggagagatggttccatggatACACTGCTTGCTCTATAAACTTGATGACCTGTCCCTGGAGCCCCAAACCCTGTAATAGCCAGGCATGGCAAGGCAGGTCTACAATGCCAGCTCTGGGATATGAGGACCCCAGGAGCTCACGGGCTAGTTTAGCTGAAATGGTAAGGCCCAGGTTTGGTAAgaaattgtctcaaaaactaagccACAGCTGACACCTTTGCCCTTTGGGAGAACTCCTATCTCAGTAACAGTCTTCCCAGGGTTCCTCACGGGGACTGTGGCTCAATTCCAGGGTCCTTTCCAACTTACACAGGGTATAGCCATCTTCAGCAGCTTCTTTCCTCTaacattctctcctcctcctttcccagtCTCAAAGGCAGGCCAACCTCTCTCCCCATCTGAATTCATAGATGACAAACATGATGTCACTGTGGCCAAGTCATCGGGGCactgatccctctgcctccactccAGCTGGCATGTCTTCCCCTACCCGCCATCAGTGTGCCCTCCCCCAAGAGTCATCAATCTGAAGGTCTGGCAACCTTGGATggctcgtgcacacacacacacacacacacacacctgcagtgcTGCTGTCACAGGCCACAAGGCTGACATCCAAAGACTAAAACTGTCCTGCTCATCCCACTGGAGTGGGAGCACTCCTCACAGAGTGGTCAGTCTCTGAGCCAAGCCCTCCCTTCTGCCCTTACCCCACCCTGATCTCCTGAGGCTTTGCAAGGATGTTTGCCCTTGGCCTTCGGCAGCCTGTTACAACTCACTCCCTTCCACCCCACAGTTAGCACTGTTCCCTGCAGTGTTGCCTCAGACATTTGCCCTTGGGGTCTCCATACTTGCTGATGTTAAATAAGAATCCTGGGCTCAGAATCTCCTGCCCTCCTGAGACTCCTGTCCAGTGTTGCATGTAGTGAGAATAAACACCTTCTCAGACAAGGATACATGGGTAATTCCCTATGTGAGCAAGTAAGCTGGGTGTTCCTGCCTGGGCCAGCCCCCCTACTCCCAGGCTTCTCAAGACACAGGAGCATGACCCAGCAAGAAGAGGTGTGGGAtagggaggagccaggtttgTTTCCTGAGCCTCCAGGGCTTCACCAGTAACACAGAGGCAGGAACCTGCCATCCCTGCCCATCTCACACATGGACCTTGGGGATGCCATGGAAACCTGGATACTACCTCTGGTACGGGTTGACCCAAGGATTTGACTTACCTTGGAAGTGAACGTAAGTGTTGAAAAGCAGGGTGCTGTCTGCGCTGACCCCTTCTAGTGGTAAGCTCATCTTCCATCCTGTCACAGCCTTTATGAACCTGTTGATTTTCTCAGTGGCAAGACCTGGGTCAGTGGCTAAGTCCAGAGAGCGTGGGAAGACGGCAGGGGCAAAGGGGGCCAGGCCCTGAACAAATGGCTGCTTCAGGCGTAGGCCTGGGGCTGTGAATAGACCCACGATAGTGGACTGTAGCAGATGTGCCTGGCTGCTAGTACTACCCTGGGTGACCAGCAGGCCCTGAATGGCCTGTAGGGCAGCAAGGACCTTGTGCCCATCCAGCCGGGAGGTACAGTCTTTATCCTTCACAGGAACACCCAGCAGTGCCTGCAGCTGGCTGGCCGTAGGGTCCAAAGACCCAAGGTAGAAAGAGACCAGGGTGCCAAAGAGAgatggaggggagaggatggCTTCACTAACCACGCCTCCTGCCTCGCTCAGCATCTTGTACATGCGGAAGCCCATGAAATTGGCTATCATTGCCACCTGGGCAGCCCGCTGCCGATCCTCAGCCCCTAGCTTCTCAGTGGCCAGCACAAGCTGGTCGTGCAGAGTCTTCTCATCCACAGGGGAGGTCTTGGCCTGAATGGGCACTGGTGCAAATGTCGCCTCTGGGGCTGTCTCTGCATTGGGGTTCTCCAGCTGGGCACAGCTGCTCTTGCTGTAGAAGAGCATATGGAAGGGGTGGATGTATACCCGGTCCCCAGCTGCCAGGCTGACCCAGGTCAGGATGCAGAAGACGATGGCCTTCAGGCCCATCCCTGTGGGAGTCATCGTTGATCTGAGCGCTCTCTTCTGTGTGTCCTAGAATGACATTATGTAAGAGTGGCAAGAAGTTATTTGGAGCCCTGAAGTCACACCTTTAGTTGCTCTGGTGTTCCCAGTGGCTGTGTGTAATATACACTCTATGGGTAAACAGCCATGTGCTGTTTTAGCTCACTGGGCTGCTGGCCCTGGGAGTAGGGCTGCCTCACTCCCTTCCCAGGTCTGATTGTGTTTGTCTCACTTACT
The DNA window shown above is from Cricetulus griseus strain 17A/GY chromosome 3, alternate assembly CriGri-PICRH-1.0, whole genome shotgun sequence and carries:
- the Agt gene encoding angiotensinogen, translated to MELKDTQKRALRSTMTPTGMGLKAIVFCILTWVSLAAGDRVYIHPFHMLFYSKSSCAQLENPNAETAPEATFAPVPIQAKTSPVDEKTLHDQLVLATEKLGAEDRQRAAQVAMIANFMGFRMYKMLSEAGGVVSEAILSPPSLFGTLVSFYLGSLDPTASQLQALLGVPVKDKDCTSRLDGHKVLAALQAIQGLLVTQGSTSSQAHLLQSTIVGLFTAPGLRLKQPFVQGLAPFAPAVFPRSLDLATDPGLATEKINRFIKAVTGWKMSLPLEGVSADSTLLFNTYVHFQGKMKGFSQLAGPHEFWVDNSTTVSVPMLSGTGTFQHWSDSQNNFSMTRVPLGESATLLLIQPHYISDLDRVEALVFQHDFLTRIKNPPPRTIRLTLPRLEIQGSYNLQDLLAQAKLSTLLGAEANLGKISDPNPRVGEVLNSILFELKAGEEEQPTESAKQSGSPEALDVTLNSPFLFAIYERYSGALHFLGRVGNPQSVL